The Ostrinia nubilalis chromosome 15, ilOstNubi1.1, whole genome shotgun sequence region TCAAATGATAAATCTGTgtaattgatttaaatttaaacatACGAGTCTACCATCTGGTATCTTCGATAATTGATAGAAACGAAACGTTCTTAACTGGAAAGACCTGGAAAGGAGAAATTAAGATTACCATCATAATTACAACTAGCCATCACCGATGCCAATTGATAATCCATAGTCCGAGTACTGGTAAAATTATCATCCAAAATCCCGAAAACAATTCCGAAACAAGCGATTGAATCTTCAGTAACAGTTTGTTGTTCATCTTATTTACAAATCCAGACGCCTAGCCGGGCTTGGGGCGGGTAATAAAAAAGATCGCTGCAATCATATTTTATCGGAAAAGCCATTTTTCGCCGGATCCGGCATTTATGTGAAATGCCTCAATTTCCCTCCAGCTACATAAAATTGCTTGTTAACAATAACAGCACTACCTTCCCTATAAGGGATACGCCTACTGCCATACGTGAAATATGATTTGGTATTCGATCGCATCATTTACAATTTTACTATAAATGCCCTCTACTTACACTATTATGATTTGATTGTGATAATCCCAATTCCCATCCCATCCCTCATTCGTCATAGTGAGTTTTTTAGAATCCATAAGCTAGTCACATAATccttctctttaaaaaaaatttagtaGGAGCACAGGACACGAAGAGATATTTTACTGGTGTGCTGTTTGATCTTATTTCtgtttcctactaatattataaatgcgaaagtttggatgtctggatatctggctgtctggatgtttgttactctttcacgcataaactactgaacggattttgtagaaactttacagtattattgtttactagcggccgcccgcgacttcgtacgcgtggatcccattttacccccttcatctatcttacgcggtttagattttttcatacaaatgttttttcccgctaactcccgttcccgttggaatttcgcaatatcctgttgtaactaagctttaagtttactaagagaccgtcatgccaaatttcaagcgtctaacttaagcggtttagatttttcatacaaaaggattttcccggtaattcctgttcctgtgggaatttcgggaattcttttcttagtgcacctctacggtacctaagctacgtcccttataaatttcaagtgcctacgtttagccgtttaggctgtgcgtgggtatgtcagtgagtcagtcatacaaaaggaatttcccgctaattccagttcccgtgggaattttgcaatatcctgttgtaactaagctttaagtttactaaggtacctgcatgccaaaattcaagcgtctaacttacgcggtttagatattttcatacaaatgttttttcccgctaactcccgttcccgtgagaattttgcaatatcctgttgtaattaagctttaaatttactaaggtacctgcatgccaaatttcaagcgtctatgttacgtggcttagattttttcatacaaatgttttttctcgctaattcccgttcccgtaggaattttgcaatatcctgttacaactaagctttaagtttactaaggtacctgcttgccaaatttcaagcgtctaacttaagcggtttagatttttcatacaaaaggatttttccgctaatgcccgttcccgtgggaattcctaagtatcctataacctgcccaggagtatgaagaataattgtaccaagtttcgttaaaatccgtcgagtagtttttgtttctataaggaacatacagacagacagacagacagacagacagacagacagacagacagacaaaaattttactgattgcatttttggcatcagtatcgatcactaatcaccccctgatagttattttgaaaatatatttcatgtacagaattgacctctctacagatttattataagtatagataacccagaataacatataggctataatttatgacgatctgtgacaaacgaaatttcagacgggtgaagccgcgggcaaaagctagtaaaccATAATATTGGATACCCAGAATTCTGGTCATAGTTTATTCAGAACATGACATACTATGAACTATAATACTAACGGATCAATGGACAGCACCGTATCGTCCTTGTAGAGGCAAGGTATAGTCCGCACTAATAGACTTCGGCAATTTTACAATCAAGGCTAAATAACATTGATACGGATATTTTAAGacatttgaaataaaatgaaaatgtgtTGTGATCATTGAGACAGGTTCGATATCATTCACCTACATAGTAGTAGTCCTATAAAATCAATGTCAGCTAGGTAAGATTTGATGTTCTCTAGTTCAATcttgaactattttttttaggaTTGTTTGTTAAAGCTGTACAATTTCCTATAACAGCAAATCTAGAATGATGaaaggaatatttttttttgtaagctACAACTAAGAAAAAAGGTAGAACACGAACATTTGAACTAAAAATACTAAgcataaattaaaaatgacGCGCTTCGGTTTACTCCTCCAATATCCTCCAACAGGTACTACAAACAGGTATATCTACCTGTACTTCTATGACAATCGTTTTTTGTTTAAGTCAGAAATATCAGGCCGAAAGCGGTTACTAAATGTATTTTATATGAAATTGCCGAAGTATATCGGCGCAGACTACGTTCAGGTGTCCGTCTGTTTACAATGTGACCCTACGGCCGGCTCGCTGGACAGCAGGGGACACCTACACCCTCCTAGGGGGAATTAAACGGCACTCGCCACGTATACTATGATACTCTAATGATTTACCTACATATCGGATGAGGGAATactatttgtttgtttactgaagttcgaagaagaagaattttagAATAAGCTAGAATTGGCAATTAAAGATAAACATATCTAATAGCACAAAAGAATATTCAACATTGTGGAAAGCACAAATACAAAATACTTACTCTTAGTAGTTAGGTACGAAATAGAAATACCAAATTTTCTTGTTCAGTCGAACTCTATAAAATGttcctttaattaaatttaagcaAACCACAACACGGTTGTAAATTACGCAAAGGACTCTCCGTTGTCGCGCTCCACCGTAAAATTATCTCAAAAGGATTTGTCTGGCGAAATGTATcataatattcataatatcatgGAAACGTGACCTCGAGCACCTACGAAATTACAACGCAAGCAATAATTCAATCAAACGCGGCTTAACTAGGCTCTCTCCGTGTTTACTAAACACGTACCCTTATCACGTGCCTGACGACCTTATCCTGCCCATACTAACGATATATTAATTGTGATGAACTCAACAAATCGAGAAATAACCTCAAACTGCCGCAAAACAAAGCGCAAAATTGAACGGTCACTGCCATTTCAGTGCAAGTAATGGTGAGATTTGGTTGTGCAGTCATGAAATCTTCGTTAGTTTTGCTCACAATGTGTTGTATCGCTCTCTGCAGGGACGAGGATAAAATAATGAAGTGTAAGTAGTGGAAAACAACACTTTTAAAGAGTGCTAACACAAGTTTCTCCGGGGGATCCTATCAGTGTAAGCTTAGCACCGAGTATAAGTTTCGTGATAGTATTGTGAGCTAGCTACCGCTCCCCTGGGAGCTATAATGGACCTGTGGACGTCTAGAAAAGAACTATGGAATAGTAGTGTCCGCAACTAGATTAAGAGCCCATTCGCCACTTAACGTCCATAAAAGAAAGATTCGAAAACGTTCAAGAAGCGTTATCGATGTGAGGGTTTTGTGAAATATTGTTACATCTTTAGAGGATTTCTTCGTACTTTTAGTTTGATAACAGCAAACTTGAGAAGCAGAATGATttgtacctacctgttattGAAATAAAGAACCATGCCAAGCTATGGACCAAGTGCTGCACAGAATGAACCCATAGTGCAAAATAATCTGTAAACCGAAAATGTACAAAATATGTGGcaatatatttaataaatagATGATATTTGTCTCTTTATTAGCTTCAATTGTTTTTCAGGCATCAAAGACttctttgataaataaatagatggtCAAAATAAGTGACGCTATTTTGTTTCGACTTGCAACAAACTGCAAGCACATATTCTGGAATCGCACGACATTCATGTCCTTAACTTTCTACCCATTAACTTTTCAGCGTGCTACTGGCCCAACGAAGTATTCGAGCCGTGCTTCGGGGGGTGTGCTGAAGTGTCGTGCGACAATCCCCGCAACCACCTGCGGCCCTGCTACCCGTACTGCGAGGCGGGCTGCGTGTGCGAGGAGCCCTACGTGCGAGATGACCGCACGCACCAATGCGTGCTGCCTCAGGATTGCTCCCCGTTAGTATTTGCTGGATTCCAAAATACGATAGCattgtaaattaatatttagatGAGTTGGCGGACTCAAATATGTATTAAGACACTCGGGTGTCTTCTTTTTGGTGGATATCATAAGTATAGTTACAACAATGTAGAGTCGGATCAACTGTCCCAAGTTTCGACCGCAccaaaactaaggctgagttgcaccacctaactttaactatgacgataaccggtgctttttgtatggagttcgacagatttttgacgtttgtcaaagttaaagtaagatggtacaacccagcctaacaTTCTACCGTAGTACCGTACATAATGTAAACATACAAATTAAGTTTACACATAAAAGAGTTTTTAAGAAGTTGTGGCTGCCTACATGTCCAGTAGGTACACCTACATTATTTGACTCCAAACCACTTTTATTCCAGAACACAAATGGGCATACCAGTTCCAAGTAAACGATCAGACAAGTCTCTTCCAAAATACGGTTCCCGTATCCAGAGGCCCCATTTGAAGCGTGATGACTTGCCAGCTGAGTTCGAGAAGGAGGATCTGCCTACCAACCACATGGATGACATGAAGAGACCTTCAGAAGTGTCAAGGATGGGGAACTACTTCAACATCGTGATCGCACCGCCCCCTATTAAAGCGCTGCAGCCAAGAAAGCTGCTTCAGAGCGACTCGTTCCGACCAGCCGCGAAAAGAATTTGAATTCTAATCCTGTACAtactaagttttatttttgatattatgaataaagttttataaaaaaggaCGATACTGCATTCTTTACTaaactgtaataaaaataattactaaaatacCTTATTTTCACCctgattaatttgatttgaaaattagAGTTAGTATAGTACCTACAAGTGGCTCACAAAGATGTCAGGGTAAAATCAACCTAGGTACTCAAATGATAGAAGCTTGGCCAAAATGTGTTGGATTAGCCAAAATGTGGTTTAGGTACCCTAAATAAGGTATCAAAGTGTCTTCAGTATAGAATGTCGAATTACTGattctaattttttttaattaccagTTTCAAATTAACAAAGCTGTTGTATATCCGAGGCTAATTgcactttaattaaattgttttatgtTATTGTTTCATTACAGAAACTAGTGTATGGTAGGTACACTAAACTTATACGAATAAGTAGGTCATGTTAATTGTTTGGTTATAATTACGTTTGCAAGTCCACGTTATTCTAAATCTTGATAGTCATGTTTGCTTACACTCTAACTATATTTTGtgaaagaaataataaagtaaaGGTTGAGTGCATTACTCTATTTGGAAGCAAGCATCAAACATCCTAGCGGTCGTGTTTTTTTTTCCCAAACAACGCCGACTCTCTGATTAGAAGGCACTGATAGCTGACGTGAAACGGAATGGGAAAATCGGCCATTTTGAGATCACAAGGATAACAATGCGTAAATTGCTGTTACTCGCTCTTTTACTTTGTAAGTATTTCCATTTGAATGCTATTTATAAAATAGATCGATACTATTATTATTTGGATTCAGGCTCTGTACTCTGGTGTCCCATTATGGCCATCTTACACCTTTTCCACTCTCCGTATTTGCAGCGTTTCTTGACGCATTCATTGCCATTACGATTTTCATGATGTTTCAGAAGATACATTTTACAGGGAACTCGCCAGGCTAGTCACCGGCACTGAACATCtgttaaactaataataaagtattataTTGCAGATAACATCGTAGCTTTCGCGACAAGGTCCGGCAATTACGATTACGACGATCGCGATGTTGACAGCAACAAGAGACACTCTCTTATAGACGACAGGAGAAATTGGAGGAAAAAAGTGCTAATTGGTCCAGGGGACATGGATCACAAGGACTATGATACAAGAAAGAGACACGACTACGATAACCCCAGATATTTTGATGAGCCAGAAACAAAGCTGTTCGGCGGAATCGAAAGACAGAGGGAGACAGACTTAGCAGGGTACAGAAAGCGCTTCGACGATATTGATAAAATGGGTGCCATGAAGAGTGGAGAACACGCATCACcatataatatgtaaattgttCTTCTTATTTTCAAGATAATCATAAAGTACTGTTAATCATGTAAAAGactgtttctttttgttttagtgATGAAAAGAAAACTCCCATAACAATGAATTGCGACAGACAGCACGAACGGTAAATGTTTAAATTATTCTATTAAATTAAGTTCCTTTAAAAATTCAAGCATCATACTATGGCTGCTAAGACGCCTTAGTATGatgtttgaaattttattttatgtaacattcaataaaaacaatgttgGGACTTGGAAGACAATAATTTCCCTTTTGTTGACCACTTAACACACACACCACTAAGAAGAACCATTCAGAGTGTGTGTGTTGTGAGTGCACTCCAGCGCTAGATGTGTGTCAAAGTCCCTCATGACGAAAGCGCCAGTTAGCCTGCTCTATGACAGttatgataaaaattaaattctttattggaATGTTCCAGATACGAGTCGTGCTTTGCCGGCTGCGCGGCTATCAGCTGCGACAACCCACGGGACCGGCTGCGGCCGTGCTACCCCTTCTGCGAGCCAGGATGCGTGTGCGTCCCACCCTATGTCCGGGATGACCGTACGCATAAGTGCGTCCTAGCTGACGAGTGCACGAAGTTAGTACAGTTGACACAGTATGTGAAAACCCTGTCCTGTCGGAAAATGGGGACACCAAGCATTGAAAAAACACTAtctcgtacctacttacaaattgTACAGCTCATGACCCTATTTCGGATCAGACAGGGTTTATACAAGGTTTATACATAGTCTCCTACTATTTATTTAAAGCGTTACTGGCTACAACCATTTAGCCGTATATATTTCTGTGAttccacataaaataaatacacatacgagtaggtactgaATACACAGCGGCTGTGTAACTTATGGGGATTCCAGCACCACTACTAATGTTTCTATTCCTATTTTCAAGCTTTGTCAGTTTTTGTTACGCGAATTATTTTGCTTCTGCAAACGCATACATAAGCCAGCACTAAAATATTGTGTGAATACAATTTCATGCAATGTTAGAGCCAGCAGGAAAATTCCTGTTCACTTTATTATCACCATAAACGTTATTACTTTTTCCATACTCAAGcacattatgaaatatttgtttacaGAGGCCTCAAAGGAATTCCGGACTTAGGCGATGATATGATGTAGTCTGACGAAATAATaagcttattttatttatatctgtAAGAAGAATGttgttgaataaatattatagatgTATTTTTTCATAAGACGTGTTTTAATCTTTCTCCTTAAATTACCTTTCTGTAAATCACCGACTAGTCAAATGAACTCTTAAGAAGTACACAGAAGACAGGAAATACATAAACTGTTACAAACTTAGATTACAAACGAAAATGAAAATTAGACAGGGAGCGTCTTGACAAGACAAGATTTCACGTCCCCAAGGACTCTTCCTTCTTCCGGGCCAGGCCTGATGTCAACTCCGGTTACTTGACAGCAATGAAAGGGTGTCAAATGGACGACATTAAGATATTGTAGTTAGAACGGAACTTGAAATGGAATGTAAATAGTAAAGTTAACATAGATTAATACAGGTAACTAAGTTATTTAAGAATAACACAAAGATAATTTCCCAGTGGCGCTATGAATCATTTTGAACACAAAGGCTCAATTTCCAGTTTAattcaaaaaaacaatatttttaagatttcgGGCCAAAGTTTGATTTGCTTGCAAAATTGGTGATACAATATTAATGCTTCAATATCATAGCAATAGTCAATCAGCAATGATTCGTAGATGGATACTTTCATCTATGACTCTATAAACTAATCTATTGGAAAACTAGCAGATGGCAAACGTAATGTACACAAAGTTAAAGCTGACTAGAATTTCAATGCATCCATTGTGCGATTGTGTTGCATGTGGCAACAAAAAAAATGAACAAAACCATTGTTCGCTCATTCCCTTTCTAAGTCGCACCATTACATTTTCAAAATACCTAGTCAGTGTTTTGTAAAATGTTCATATGATTACTGGTAAAATATAGTTTCTGAAAGTGCTGATTACTATGACGCGAACTCAACACGTCATCTCATTTGAGTTTGTTGATTGTGATATGTGATATTATGTGCTGCCTTATTTTCTTTGGTGTTTTTCTAGTTCCAATGTACCGGAGGgctttctttttaatatttctattgGGGGGCAAATCTAAAGCTTCTGATGAAGCCGAACCATCTTACGGTAagtttaaaagaaaatactgcACATTGAACTGAACCTTTAACTTTACAAGAAATTGTTTACAGAATGTGGCCGGCATGGCAGATTCGAATACTGTATCGATGGAATTCCTGGCTGTGTAGTTGGGTGTCATTGTCATCCAGGATATTACTTTGATACTGATTCCAAAATATGTGAACCAAAGTAAGTTTATtgaagaattttatttattaagaataCTAAACTTGTGACTGATCCTTATTTATCTGTTTACAGCACAAAGCTGACCAATGATTATAGACGACACTATAGGCTAGAACCAACCCGGGCACCAATGGTAACTTTCGGTCAATTAACCATCCCAACTCTTACGACAACCAACCCCATTGATGAAAAAGTTGACACCATAACTAAAGATACCGACGACCTTGGTGACTGGCTTTACAACCAGTTCTTTAAAACTATAGAAAATCAAGTCATTAACAGCACCGATGACGAAAAAATGACGAGAAGAAGTGGTAGTCAATTTCCTAAACCTAAAAGTTTGAGGCGTTCACGCAAAAGAAGCAGAAAGACGTCAAAGAGAAAAAAATCTAAGAAAAAAGGgctaaaaaagaaaataatgaggATTACTGAAGACGACAGTCTATTTGATTCAAGCTCTGACTCGAGTTCGGATGAAAGCAGTAGTTCCACAGAAAGTGACAGTGATAGTTCAGATGACGAACATGGGCACAGGAAAATTCTACTTCTCAACAAAAAGCCAAAGCCTCCATTGCCTTCGTTTATTTTTTTGCCAAACACCGCCGTCAACACTCCATTTTATCCTCCTATAGGGTTACCCCCACCACCAGCTATCGTTCCTATGTATCCAATGGTACCGGTACCACCTGTTGACTATCAAGGTATAAACGAACATTTCTTAAAGTTATAATTTTCTATTCGAAATGCATAGACCACTTTATGATACTGTCAACTGATGTCACAGGACATGCAGACTGCAATGATGATAGCAAGACCACCACAACGACAACGACAACGACCACGGCAAGTAGTTCAGCAGACACCACGACAGACACTACCACTGCCGCCGCCACTCAAGACACTACAACTGATACAGTCCTGAGAGCCAGAGAATCGCCAGCGTAAGTTTTTTACTCTCGATCACTACAAAAATCGATAGTTCGGCTGCAAAagatcttaaaatattttatgcctCATGTATGTTGGCACGAATAAAAAGAATCTTGAAGCCAACTTTGGCAACTTTAGCTCTACCCaaaactgaaaatatttcaaatagttTAGAACGAATTAATAAAGGACTTTTCCTTTTACAGACTGAGGAGCAGTAAACATGGGCATCGAAATAAAGTAAGTCATGAAAACCCATAATTTAGtatataggtaataaataaatattcttggatATTATACACTGCGCCATaggtaaacacaaaaaaaagtaaaaacatgcatgttttaataataacttaacataataataataacttaatttttacAGCCAttgtactattttttttttcagttgcaACAATTCCGTGAAAAAATGAAAAGGCGAAATAAACCACCTTCCATGAATTTTCTTGATAACTATCCAGATCCAGAAACACCTTACGCTAATGATCCCGAAGCACCTCCAATACCGTTTGATTTTAGGTCTAAAGATATGTACGACCAAATACCTCCAATCGAAGATGTTGATTTTAAATACCTTTCTCAGCTTATACATAAAATTGACCTTAACAAAACCAAACCAGATTTACCATTACAACTCAGGCAACGAATGATGGATGCACCAAATCGTCCTTTCCGAAGAACTTATTCAGTGAATCCTCCAGCACATTACGATTTGACACAGAAATTGAGACCGGCATCAAAGGCCGACGAAGTCAATGATTCTTATTATAGTAATTTGGGCAAACAAATAGCTTCATTGATCAGAAAAGTGGACACAGATGGCGAACGCCGTATAAATATAGAAATAGAACAACAAAACCAAGATCCAATGCAAACAATTCTCAATGAAAATAGATATTCGCCGCGGTCTTATTGGGAAAGGTTTATACGCTCGCCTTTAAAACAAAGCTTTATGGATCGAAAAGAAATCAATAGGCACAGTAGTGAGAGTTTGTTTGATCTGGAAGATCAGGTGCGTATAGCAGCTGAAATCGAAAGAACTTTAAGTTTACAAGAGCTTGAAAATATAGCCAATATAATGCAAACAACTCAATCGAAAATCTCACAGAAAAGTTCAAAGAATGTAACTCCAGTGTCAAGTAGTCGTGGTTA contains the following coding sequences:
- the LOC135078681 gene encoding uncharacterized protein LOC135078681; amino-acid sequence: MCCIALCRDEDKIMKSCYWPNEVFEPCFGGCAEVSCDNPRNHLRPCYPYCEAGCVCEEPYVRDDRTHQCVLPQDCSPTQMGIPVPSKRSDKSLPKYGSRIQRPHLKRDDLPAEFEKEDLPTNHMDDMKRPSEVSRMGNYFNIVIAPPPIKALQPRKLLQSDSFRPAAKRI
- the LOC135078682 gene encoding uncharacterized protein LOC135078682, whose amino-acid sequence is MCCLIFFGVFLVPMYRRAFFLIFLLGGKSKASDEAEPSYECGRHGRFEYCIDGIPGCVVGCHCHPGYYFDTDSKICEPNTKLTNDYRRHYRLEPTRAPMVTFGQLTIPTLTTTNPIDEKVDTITKDTDDLGDWLYNQFFKTIENQVINSTDDEKMTRRSGSQFPKPKSLRRSRKRSRKTSKRKKSKKKGLKKKIMRITEDDSLFDSSSDSSSDESSSSTESDSDSSDDEHGHRKILLLNKKPKPPLPSFIFLPNTAVNTPFYPPIGLPPPPAIVPMYPMVPVPPVDYQGHADCNDDSKTTTTTTTTTTASSSADTTTDTTTAAATQDTTTDTVLRARESPALRSSKHGHRNKLQQFREKMKRRNKPPSMNFLDNYPDPETPYANDPEAPPIPFDFRSKDMYDQIPPIEDVDFKYLSQLIHKIDLNKTKPDLPLQLRQRMMDAPNRPFRRTYSVNPPAHYDLTQKLRPASKADEVNDSYYSNLGKQIASLIRKVDTDGERRINIEIEQQNQDPMQTILNENRYSPRSYWERFIRSPLKQSFMDRKEINRHSSESLFDLEDQVRIAAEIERTLSLQELENIANIMQTTQSKISQKSSKNVTPVSSSRGYNINLLPRFNRRANSVKDVESKKMIAEEKTSSNMVTTLHRNIYPTHISQNAVMYNNNINKNETQQNLTILAESKNKLNFLSNILKLKAPHKTPLHHQVSRIVHKNITNPKMIPAQQIVKYQLNPMMINYKSLKYIGNNHNKQYQVQQSFMPFNMPFFSKPTAKYIGRNSKPSYFHHELHHFDYFE